From the genome of Mesorhizobium japonicum MAFF 303099, one region includes:
- a CDS encoding CpaD family pilus assembly lipoprotein, with protein MTLRIKVLLVALTASASGCTSTVPIYVEPPAPILIRPETTVLILKSLRASERQRLRVFLDRTSSGRRDALHLLIWGSSRLSAEVVHQARQMGIDTYNIHLLDQHDGGAVQVEAIVYHARPPACPSYSLLSDKSFEKPLGCSTRRNLAAMVNDPRDLLDNQAVEPSDGERAAIPVATYRTFGAGKGQ; from the coding sequence ATGACTTTGCGGATCAAAGTTCTCCTGGTCGCCCTGACAGCCAGCGCAAGTGGCTGCACAAGCACTGTGCCGATCTATGTCGAGCCCCCTGCGCCAATCCTTATCCGGCCGGAGACCACCGTGCTGATATTAAAGAGCCTCCGCGCTTCCGAACGGCAGCGTTTGCGTGTTTTCCTTGACAGGACCAGTAGCGGCCGCCGCGATGCCCTTCACCTCCTTATCTGGGGCTCGTCCCGGCTCAGCGCAGAGGTGGTGCATCAGGCCAGGCAGATGGGTATAGACACTTACAACATCCATTTGCTCGACCAACACGATGGCGGCGCAGTCCAAGTAGAAGCAATTGTGTATCATGCCCGCCCACCTGCCTGTCCGTCGTATTCTTTACTCAGTGACAAATCCTTCGAAAAGCCCCTTGGCTGTTCGACACGACGTAACCTAGCTGCAATGGTCAACGATCCGCGCGATTTGCTCGACAACCAGGCTGTCGAGCCGAGCGATGGCGAGCGTGCGGCCATACCAGTTGCCACATACAGGACGTTCGGGGCGGGCAAAGGTCAATGA
- the sctJ gene encoding type III secretion system inner membrane ring lipoprotein SctJ, which produces MIGLAQEIMPGTCGRRSLRLIVLPLLVALGGCKVDLYTQLQEREANEMLALLMDNGVHAVRVAAKDGTSTVQVDEKLLAYSIDLLNGKGLPRQSFKNLGEIFQGSGLIASPTEERARYVYALSEELSRTISDIDGVFSVRVHVVLPHNDLLRAGATPSSASVFIRHDAKADLSVLLPKIKMLVADSIEGLSYDKVEVVLVSVERSAPEQRSVPATVLAQASRPVPAPLLASLTGIAAAVFAVACYLLVTGLSRRRKQSAGEVPKLERRSGVSALDAIRKKTPAIAPQ; this is translated from the coding sequence ATGATTGGCTTAGCCCAGGAAATCATGCCTGGCACGTGCGGTCGGAGGTCACTTCGCCTTATCGTGCTGCCACTCCTCGTGGCCCTCGGCGGTTGCAAGGTGGATCTCTACACGCAACTGCAGGAGCGCGAGGCGAATGAAATGCTCGCCCTTCTGATGGACAACGGAGTTCATGCGGTTCGGGTCGCTGCCAAGGATGGGACTAGCACGGTCCAGGTTGACGAAAAGCTGCTCGCTTACTCAATCGACCTCCTGAATGGCAAGGGATTGCCGCGCCAGTCATTCAAGAACCTCGGAGAGATTTTCCAAGGATCAGGCCTCATTGCCTCGCCGACCGAGGAACGTGCCCGTTATGTTTATGCGCTCAGCGAAGAGTTGTCCCGCACGATCAGCGATATCGATGGCGTATTCTCTGTACGTGTCCACGTAGTTCTGCCGCATAACGACCTTTTGCGAGCAGGCGCCACGCCATCCTCGGCTTCGGTCTTTATCAGGCACGACGCCAAAGCAGATCTCTCGGTTCTGCTGCCGAAGATAAAGATGCTCGTGGCCGACAGCATCGAAGGGTTGTCCTACGACAAGGTCGAAGTGGTTTTGGTGTCGGTGGAGCGTTCCGCGCCTGAGCAACGGTCCGTGCCGGCGACTGTTTTGGCCCAAGCGTCCAGGCCCGTTCCAGCGCCACTTTTGGCCAGCTTAACCGGTATTGCCGCAGCTGTGTTCGCAGTGGCGTGCTATCTCTTAGTCACCGGTCTTAGCCGCCGGCGCAAGCAGTCAGCGGGCGAAGTTCCCAAGCTCGAGCGGCGGTCGGGTGTTTCCGCACTCGATGCCATTCGCAAAAAGACACCGGCGATAGCGCCTCAGTGA
- the sctQ gene encoding type III secretion system cytoplasmic ring protein SctQ → MQFLAAALVSPPLLEPALTLSHEVASWLNDTAASRGPFQTRINDVPLSVRVAGLVWQENFAAIPMLDCICRVGAETVVLSISRSLVEGLIATVQNGLTFPSEPTASLIVELALEPLIARLEYRTQLNVQLVRVFEAATLAPYLELDIDFGPVSGKGRLFLFSPLDGLVPSAFRALGELFGQLPRQPRGLLSDLPIVVAGEIGTLHVPAAILRKACAGDALLPDLAPFGRGEIALSLGQLWASADLEGDQLVLHGPFRPRSYSLENAHMTQLGSQLGPTEDLDDVEIMLVFECGRWPIPLGELRSAGEGHIFELGRPIQDPVDILANGQCIGRGDIVRIGDTLGIRLRGRLGCND, encoded by the coding sequence GTGCAGTTTTTGGCAGCCGCTTTGGTGAGCCCCCCTCTATTGGAACCAGCGCTGACACTGTCCCACGAGGTCGCCTCGTGGCTCAATGACACTGCGGCTTCGCGCGGACCGTTTCAGACCCGGATCAACGACGTGCCACTGTCGGTGCGTGTGGCAGGGCTTGTCTGGCAGGAGAATTTTGCCGCCATTCCAATGCTCGACTGCATTTGTAGGGTCGGAGCTGAGACGGTCGTGCTGTCGATATCGCGGTCGCTCGTAGAGGGGCTCATCGCAACAGTGCAGAATGGGCTGACTTTCCCTTCCGAGCCAACGGCTTCACTCATTGTTGAACTTGCACTTGAGCCACTTATTGCTCGACTGGAGTATAGGACTCAGCTGAACGTGCAGCTCGTGCGCGTGTTTGAAGCCGCGACACTGGCTCCTTATCTCGAACTGGATATCGACTTCGGCCCGGTCAGTGGCAAGGGTCGTCTGTTCCTGTTCTCGCCTCTCGATGGCTTGGTGCCGTCTGCGTTTCGTGCTCTGGGCGAACTGTTTGGCCAGTTACCGCGACAGCCGCGCGGATTACTTTCAGACCTCCCGATCGTGGTTGCAGGAGAGATCGGCACGCTGCACGTTCCTGCGGCGATTCTTCGAAAAGCATGTGCCGGTGATGCTCTGTTGCCGGACCTGGCGCCGTTCGGCCGGGGCGAGATCGCCCTATCTTTGGGCCAGTTGTGGGCCAGCGCCGATCTTGAGGGCGACCAGCTAGTCCTGCACGGGCCTTTCCGCCCGCGTTCCTATTCTTTGGAGAATGCGCATATGACACAACTTGGATCGCAACTAGGGCCGACGGAGGATCTCGACGATGTCGAGATCATGCTTGTCTTTGAATGCGGTCGCTGGCCTATTCCTCTAGGGGAATTAAGAAGTGCCGGCGAAGGGCATATTTTCGAACTTGGACGGCCGATTCAGGATCCGGTCGATATACTTGCCAACGGTCAGTGTATCGGGCGTGGCGACATCGTGCGCATTGGAGATACGCTGGGCATCAGGCTCCGTGGCCGGTTGGGATGCAATGACTGA
- the sctN gene encoding type III secretion system ATPase SctN, which yields MTTQVSEHNHDDAICPVDPAISSLRATAKGIDTRVVRGRITRAVGTLVHAVLPDTRIGELCLLQDPRTGLSLEAEVIGLLDDGVLLTPIGDLVGLSSRAEVVATGRMREVPVGNDLLGRVIDSRCRPLDGKGQIETTETRPLHGRAPNPMTRRMIERPLPLGVRVLDGLLTCGEGQRIGIYGEPGGGKSTLLSQIVKGAAADVVIVALIGERGREVREFIERHLGEEGLRRAVVVVETSDRSAVQRAQCAPMATALAEYFREQGLRVALMLDSLTRFCRAMREIGLAAGEPPTRRGFPPSVFSMLPGLLERAGMSERGSITAFYTVLVEGDGTGDPIAEESRGILDGHVVLSRAIAARSHFPAIDVLQSRSRVMDAVVSRTHRKAASFFRELLSRHAETEFLINVGEYKQGGDPLTDRAVESIDELREFLRQSEDEISGFEETVAWMSRLTA from the coding sequence GTGACAACGCAGGTATCAGAACATAATCACGACGATGCGATCTGCCCTGTCGATCCGGCGATCTCGTCTTTGAGAGCTACGGCAAAGGGGATCGACACGCGCGTCGTGCGCGGCAGGATCACGCGGGCTGTCGGCACACTGGTCCATGCCGTCCTGCCAGACACTCGTATTGGAGAACTTTGCCTCCTACAGGACCCACGAACCGGACTGTCGCTGGAAGCTGAGGTGATCGGCCTGTTGGATGATGGCGTATTGCTGACGCCGATCGGCGACCTGGTCGGCCTCTCCAGCCGCGCGGAAGTCGTGGCCACTGGACGAATGCGTGAAGTACCCGTCGGCAACGATTTACTTGGCCGGGTGATTGACAGTCGCTGCCGTCCATTGGACGGCAAAGGCCAAATCGAGACCACAGAAACTCGGCCGCTGCACGGCAGAGCTCCAAATCCAATGACAAGGCGCATGATTGAACGGCCCTTGCCCCTTGGGGTGCGTGTTCTGGATGGTCTCCTGACGTGCGGCGAGGGCCAGCGGATCGGAATTTACGGCGAGCCAGGTGGTGGCAAGTCGACCTTATTGTCACAGATCGTAAAAGGTGCCGCCGCTGACGTTGTCATAGTCGCATTGATAGGCGAACGAGGACGTGAAGTTCGTGAATTCATCGAGAGGCATCTCGGGGAAGAGGGCCTTCGCCGTGCCGTCGTTGTTGTTGAAACGTCCGACCGCTCGGCTGTTCAGCGGGCGCAATGTGCTCCGATGGCGACAGCGCTCGCGGAATATTTTCGCGAACAAGGGCTACGCGTTGCTCTCATGCTGGACTCGCTGACACGCTTCTGCCGCGCCATGCGTGAAATAGGCCTTGCTGCGGGCGAGCCGCCGACGCGACGGGGCTTCCCTCCTTCCGTTTTCAGCATGCTGCCAGGCCTGCTTGAGCGCGCCGGCATGAGTGAGCGTGGCTCAATCACGGCGTTCTATACCGTGCTTGTAGAAGGCGATGGCACAGGGGATCCAATCGCTGAAGAGTCGCGCGGCATTCTCGATGGCCATGTCGTGCTCTCGCGCGCTATTGCGGCGCGATCGCATTTCCCCGCTATCGATGTACTACAGAGTCGCAGCCGCGTGATGGATGCGGTCGTTTCGCGGACACATCGCAAGGCGGCATCCTTCTTTCGTGAACTCCTTTCCCGGCATGCCGAGACCGAGTTCTTGATCAACGTCGGAGAATACAAGCAAGGCGGCGATCCCCTGACGGACCGGGCTGTCGAGTCAATAGACGAACTGAGGGAGTTTTTGCGCCAGAGCGAAGACGAGATCTCAGGGTTTGAGGAAACGGTCGCATGGATGTCGCGTCTGACCGCGTAA
- a CDS encoding winged helix-turn-helix domain-containing protein, translated as MRTLFVDHHADLTRAVGVALGDSGFAVDVVPTLEQASSAFSCASYEILLLELVLPDGDGLDWLKQLRGEGHSVPALILSDVDDLEKRIAIFNGGADDFLLKPVYTNELIARMRAVLRRSTQMTAPIIVFGNLHFDPIGRQVSVAGYPLTVARRELCILEHLLNRAGRIVPRSQLEDHLYSFNDEVSANALEVGIYRLRRYLSSSNATPRIKTVRGIGYILECD; from the coding sequence ATGCGAACGCTATTCGTTGACCACCATGCGGATCTTACGCGAGCGGTGGGAGTTGCACTCGGCGATAGCGGTTTCGCCGTTGATGTTGTTCCCACACTGGAACAAGCATCGAGTGCATTTTCTTGCGCCAGCTACGAAATTCTCCTGCTGGAGCTGGTTCTGCCGGATGGCGATGGCTTGGATTGGCTGAAGCAGCTAAGGGGTGAGGGACATTCAGTTCCTGCTCTCATTTTGAGTGACGTCGACGATCTTGAGAAGCGAATTGCGATTTTCAACGGTGGTGCGGACGATTTTCTGCTCAAGCCAGTGTATACTAATGAGCTCATTGCCAGAATGAGAGCCGTTCTGCGGCGGTCGACTCAGATGACTGCCCCGATCATTGTATTTGGCAATCTCCACTTCGATCCGATCGGCCGACAGGTTTCCGTTGCTGGTTATCCACTGACGGTCGCACGCCGTGAATTATGTATTTTAGAGCATCTGCTCAACCGTGCAGGCCGCATCGTGCCGCGTTCGCAGTTGGAAGATCACCTCTATTCGTTCAACGATGAAGTATCGGCCAACGCGCTTGAAGTCGGAATCTATCGCTTACGTCGATATCTGAGCAGTTCAAACGCAACGCCACGGATAAAAACGGTGCGTGGCATTGGTTACATTCTTGAATGTGACTAG
- a CDS encoding HrpF/NolX family T3SS translocon protein, which translates to MSVNNNTSNVFSSQDILQYSSLNLTSSLEKAQQNASSFEAMLSLHLHEDDASPFPSMKELCRNTSESLLPDVASSLEELRKNPLDLLPPSMRAAIEATDQGPQPAVALPPIAHESVDQGPQPAVALPPIAQAPIKSERITWNGGSLSQAELQIVAVLNRHKDLCPLSWQSLTDKANDPSTPPDLKAAIEGLQQDPELFYAIGSQGDGRCGGKITAKDLSEFSRHHSQVAAFQGQQAQSYAQNYIPSDSTGSAQPSVMTLNDAMRELYRYSENLPKNLSLTYFKQIVDGDAKTGKCPPQVIAAAQYFVSHPNEWKRLYGGSIDKVHKEDFLQVASSSMSLTQTELNTLKTINSNQQKFFGSGVLTRDKLAGMAQDKSLDPRVKQAASQLLSDHLLFGLLNNSITGYKTHNSFFDFGGGHTVDSGNISNKDFGHFYNGMSSANRAVQQPKTHAPETAAEQDAVSDMMTGRADQPDTKSAKKNGGAFIHTVDDVLKVYSTVADWAATAVGLLSFIPVVGQVADAVSMTLAFEAQAANLVRTAITGGNMKQALLDAGINIGAQALSLVAGPEVKLAIRNGLVKTALEEAAAAGIDLPISMAKSYAEDYLSNLQACLPADTMQAAGLLSPMVPILQKVA; encoded by the coding sequence ATGTCCGTCAATAATAATACAAGCAACGTTTTCAGTAGCCAGGATATTCTCCAGTACAGCAGCCTGAATCTGACATCTTCGTTGGAAAAGGCGCAGCAAAACGCATCGTCATTCGAGGCGATGCTCTCCCTTCACCTGCACGAAGACGACGCCAGCCCCTTCCCGTCGATGAAGGAATTGTGCCGGAACACATCGGAGTCGCTGTTGCCCGATGTCGCATCCTCGTTGGAAGAATTGCGCAAGAACCCATTGGATCTGCTGCCGCCAAGCATGAGGGCAGCCATCGAAGCAACGGATCAAGGCCCGCAGCCTGCGGTCGCCCTCCCTCCCATTGCGCACGAATCAGTTGATCAAGGCCCGCAGCCTGCGGTCGCCCTCCCTCCCATTGCGCAAGCGCCTATAAAAAGCGAGAGAATTACGTGGAACGGCGGCTCACTGTCCCAAGCCGAGTTGCAGATTGTCGCAGTGCTGAACCGTCACAAGGACCTATGCCCGCTTAGTTGGCAATCGCTGACGGATAAAGCCAATGATCCCTCTACGCCACCGGATCTGAAAGCGGCGATTGAGGGATTGCAGCAGGATCCAGAGCTTTTTTATGCGATCGGCTCGCAGGGCGATGGCCGCTGTGGCGGTAAGATCACGGCCAAGGATTTGTCCGAGTTCTCTCGCCATCACTCACAAGTTGCCGCATTTCAGGGCCAGCAGGCGCAAAGCTACGCGCAGAACTACATCCCATCCGATAGTACTGGAAGTGCGCAGCCGTCGGTTATGACCTTGAACGATGCGATGCGCGAGCTTTACCGGTACTCCGAAAACCTGCCCAAGAACCTGAGTCTGACTTATTTCAAGCAGATCGTCGACGGCGACGCGAAAACTGGCAAATGTCCGCCACAGGTCATTGCGGCGGCTCAGTACTTTGTCAGTCACCCGAATGAATGGAAGCGGTTGTACGGTGGCTCGATAGACAAAGTCCATAAAGAGGATTTTCTCCAAGTCGCTTCATCTTCGATGAGCCTCACGCAAACCGAGCTGAATACCCTTAAGACGATCAACAGCAACCAGCAAAAATTCTTTGGGAGCGGTGTCCTGACTCGTGACAAGCTCGCAGGCATGGCGCAAGACAAGAGCCTAGATCCGAGAGTAAAGCAGGCGGCATCGCAGCTGTTATCGGATCATCTGCTCTTCGGTCTTCTAAACAATTCGATTACGGGCTACAAGACCCACAATTCGTTCTTCGATTTCGGCGGCGGACACACGGTTGATTCCGGCAATATCAGCAACAAAGATTTTGGCCACTTCTACAACGGCATGTCGTCTGCAAACCGAGCCGTTCAGCAGCCAAAGACCCATGCGCCCGAAACTGCTGCGGAACAGGACGCCGTCTCGGACATGATGACGGGCCGGGCGGACCAGCCTGATACCAAGTCGGCCAAAAAGAACGGCGGGGCCTTCATCCACACAGTCGACGACGTGCTCAAGGTGTACTCGACAGTGGCTGATTGGGCTGCGACGGCGGTGGGTCTGTTGAGCTTCATTCCGGTCGTGGGCCAAGTGGCCGATGCCGTGTCGATGACGCTCGCGTTCGAGGCGCAAGCGGCAAATCTTGTCCGCACAGCCATTACCGGAGGCAATATGAAGCAGGCGCTGCTAGACGCTGGCATCAATATCGGAGCGCAGGCGCTCAGCCTTGTCGCGGGTCCCGAGGTCAAGCTTGCGATTCGCAACGGGCTGGTGAAGACGGCGTTGGAAGAGGCCGCCGCGGCCGGGATCGATCTGCCGATTTCCATGGCGAAAAGCTATGCAGAAGACTATTTGTCCAACCTGCAAGCATGCCTTCCGGCCGACACTATGCAAGCGGCCGGCCTCCTCAGCCCGATGGTGCCAATACTCCAGAAAGTGGCCTGA
- a CDS encoding nodulation protein NolB gives MMIPITSITATLTDCLARAGSPSFSEQAQFERALAHAADSLKNDAASAPSRVPVPPAMALQRAATQMSPLGDRVLQTISAMYPDRAVNSAALDQQVGLFKGALPRPQKLPAEGDAGTGTSGVPQGRHDFETMIAGLRDMYNGVTQVALVSKGVSGITSSVNKLLKEG, from the coding sequence ATGATGATCCCTATCACGTCGATCACTGCCACTTTAACGGACTGTCTGGCCAGGGCCGGGTCACCGTCGTTCAGCGAGCAAGCCCAGTTTGAGCGCGCTTTGGCGCACGCGGCCGACTCGCTGAAAAACGATGCCGCATCGGCGCCATCGAGGGTGCCAGTTCCTCCGGCGATGGCTCTTCAACGCGCGGCTACGCAGATGAGTCCCTTGGGGGACCGCGTGTTGCAGACGATTTCTGCGATGTACCCAGACCGTGCTGTTAATTCGGCTGCGCTCGACCAGCAGGTAGGCCTTTTCAAGGGCGCTCTACCTAGGCCGCAGAAGCTTCCTGCCGAAGGTGATGCGGGAACCGGAACGTCAGGCGTTCCGCAAGGACGGCATGATTTCGAAACAATGATTGCTGGTCTGCGGGATATGTACAATGGCGTCACTCAGGTTGCGCTTGTTTCCAAAGGTGTCAGCGGCATCACCTCATCTGTAAATAAACTTCTAAAGGAAGGCTGA
- a CDS encoding type II and III secretion system protein family protein, which yields MKIITTHSDTDRRPPHIVCPRPATVSPYLGRLLCALILAYPVSAPAENMQDQGAPRAASNSIDGTLNLSSSLGKTVHLPAPATTIFVADPTIADYQAASNTTIFVFGKKSGRTSLFALDDKGEALAALRIVVTQPIEELRAMLMDQVGDSSIQVSYTPRGAILSGTAPNAEVADTAKRVTEQYLGDGAQVVNNIKVAGSLQVNLSVRVAEVSRSAMKALGVNLSAFGQIDNFRVGLLSGGGTGSGAAQGGGTAGIGFNNGAVNIGAVLDALAKEHIASVLAEPNLTAMSGETASFLAGGEFPIPVLQENKQVSVEFRHFGVSLEFVPTVLNNNRINIHVKPEVSELSSQGAVQINGISVPAVSTRRADTVVELASGQSFAIGGLIRRNVNNNVSAFPWLGEMPILGALFRSSSFQKEESELIILVTPYIVKPGSSPNQMSAPTDRMAPALDDPPADPPRGRAAARTGAPGAKRGRGFIIQ from the coding sequence TTGAAAATCATTACAACTCATTCTGACACCGATCGGCGGCCCCCGCACATCGTTTGCCCGAGACCTGCTACTGTTTCTCCTTACTTGGGCCGCCTTCTCTGTGCGCTCATTCTGGCATATCCAGTTTCTGCCCCGGCCGAAAACATGCAGGATCAAGGGGCGCCGCGTGCCGCTTCCAATAGCATCGACGGCACGCTGAACCTTTCCTCTTCGCTCGGCAAGACGGTTCATTTGCCCGCGCCTGCCACGACCATCTTTGTTGCTGACCCGACGATCGCTGATTATCAGGCAGCCTCAAATACAACGATCTTCGTCTTCGGGAAGAAATCCGGGCGGACCAGCCTGTTCGCCTTGGACGATAAGGGCGAGGCTCTCGCCGCGCTGCGAATTGTCGTTACGCAACCGATCGAGGAATTGCGCGCCATGTTGATGGATCAGGTTGGCGACTCTTCAATCCAGGTGAGCTATACGCCGCGCGGCGCAATCCTTAGCGGTACAGCGCCCAATGCGGAGGTCGCCGACACCGCAAAAAGGGTCACTGAGCAGTATCTCGGGGACGGTGCGCAAGTCGTCAACAACATTAAGGTCGCTGGGTCCTTACAAGTTAATCTCAGTGTGCGCGTAGCGGAGGTCTCCCGTAGCGCCATGAAGGCACTCGGCGTTAACCTGTCCGCCTTTGGTCAAATCGACAATTTCAGAGTGGGCTTGTTAAGCGGCGGAGGCACTGGCTCTGGTGCAGCGCAGGGTGGTGGCACAGCAGGAATCGGATTCAACAACGGTGCCGTCAACATCGGCGCGGTTCTAGACGCGCTCGCCAAGGAGCACATAGCTTCCGTGTTGGCTGAGCCGAATCTCACCGCGATGTCCGGTGAAACTGCCAGCTTTCTCGCAGGTGGCGAATTTCCCATTCCTGTCCTGCAGGAAAACAAGCAAGTGTCGGTTGAATTCCGTCACTTCGGCGTCAGCCTGGAGTTCGTGCCGACCGTTCTCAACAACAACCGGATCAACATTCACGTAAAGCCGGAGGTCAGTGAACTATCGTCCCAAGGTGCCGTTCAAATCAATGGTATTTCCGTGCCGGCAGTTTCCACGCGCCGAGCCGACACAGTCGTCGAACTCGCCAGTGGGCAGAGCTTTGCAATTGGCGGTCTGATCAGGCGCAACGTGAACAATAATGTCAGTGCGTTTCCCTGGCTCGGCGAAATGCCGATTCTTGGCGCTCTGTTTCGTTCCTCCTCGTTTCAAAAAGAAGAATCAGAACTTATAATTCTGGTTACGCCTTACATCGTAAAACCAGGCTCCAGCCCCAACCAGATGAGCGCACCCACGGACCGGATGGCGCCGGCTTTGGACGATCCGCCGGCAGATCCGCCGCGAGGCCGCGCTGCTGCCCGCACCGGCGCGCCCGGGGCCAAGCGCGGTCGCGGCTTCATAATTCAATAG
- the sctL gene encoding type III secretion system stator protein SctL, with protein sequence MTADISVAPAAPQMRPLGPLIPASELEIWDNAAKACAAAERHQQHVRSWARAAYQRELARGHTEGLNAGAEEMAALISQAVAEVARRKAVLEQQLPQLVLEILSELLGAFDPGELLVMAVRHAIERQYSGAEVCLHVYPTQVDMLAREFAGWDGQDGRPRVRIKPDPTLSPRRCVLWSEYGNVDLGLDAQMRALRLGFGSLSEKGEL encoded by the coding sequence ATGACAGCCGATATTTCCGTGGCGCCGGCAGCGCCGCAGATGCGCCCTTTGGGGCCACTGATACCGGCGAGCGAGCTCGAAATCTGGGATAATGCCGCAAAAGCGTGTGCCGCCGCAGAACGGCATCAGCAGCACGTACGCAGTTGGGCACGCGCGGCGTATCAGCGTGAGTTGGCGCGCGGCCATACCGAGGGCCTGAATGCAGGCGCGGAGGAAATGGCGGCGCTGATTTCGCAGGCGGTTGCCGAAGTCGCACGACGAAAGGCGGTTCTGGAGCAGCAATTGCCGCAGCTCGTGCTTGAGATACTAAGCGAGCTTCTAGGAGCGTTCGATCCGGGCGAACTGTTGGTCATGGCTGTTCGCCACGCCATTGAGCGCCAATACAGCGGCGCGGAAGTCTGCCTCCATGTGTATCCGACGCAAGTGGACATGCTTGCGCGAGAGTTTGCGGGATGGGACGGCCAGGATGGTCGGCCAAGGGTTCGGATCAAACCGGATCCGACGTTATCGCCGCGACGCTGCGTGCTGTGGAGCGAGTACGGCAATGTCGATCTGGGGCTTGATGCGCAGATGCGCGCGTTGCGTCTCGGCTTCGGGTCGCTTTCTGAAAAAGGCGAACTGTGA
- the sctR gene encoding type III secretion system export apparatus subunit SctR, whose product MTELQPPILALLAVTAGLGLLVLVVVTTTAFVKVSVVLFLVRNALGTQTIPPNIALYAVALILTMFLSAPVVEQTYDRMTDPKLHYQTFDDWVSAAKSGSEPLRDHLKKFTNEEQRQFFLSSTEKVWPAEMRAKATVDDLSILVPSFLISELKRAFEIGFLLYLPFIVIDLIVTTILMAMGMSMVSPTLISVPFKLFVFVAIDGWSKLMHGLVLSYTIPGG is encoded by the coding sequence ATGACTGAGCTCCAGCCGCCAATCCTGGCGCTTCTCGCAGTTACCGCCGGACTGGGTCTGCTGGTTTTGGTGGTCGTCACGACCACGGCCTTTGTAAAGGTATCGGTTGTTCTTTTCCTCGTGCGCAATGCGCTCGGGACTCAGACGATACCACCTAACATAGCGCTGTACGCTGTCGCATTGATCCTCACCATGTTTCTTAGCGCGCCCGTTGTTGAACAGACCTATGATCGGATGACCGATCCGAAGCTACATTATCAGACGTTCGACGACTGGGTAAGCGCCGCCAAATCCGGGAGCGAGCCCCTGCGTGATCATCTTAAGAAGTTCACAAATGAGGAGCAGCGACAGTTTTTCCTCTCGTCTACCGAAAAAGTCTGGCCAGCGGAAATGCGTGCCAAAGCCACGGTTGATGATTTGTCCATTCTGGTTCCATCTTTTCTAATTTCAGAGCTAAAGCGCGCGTTTGAGATCGGATTTCTTCTTTATCTTCCTTTCATCGTTATTGATCTTATTGTGACGACAATTTTGATGGCGATGGGCATGTCTATGGTATCCCCGACGCTTATATCTGTCCCTTTCAAACTCTTCGTGTTCGTCGCTATTGATGGCTGGTCGAAATTGATGCACGGGCTTGTGTTGAGTTACACGATACCGGGAGGTTGA
- a CDS encoding EscS/YscS/HrcS family type III secretion system export apparatus protein — MSQSLVVFMIWILPPLIASVVVGLVIGIIQAATQIQDESLPLTVKLLVVVAVIGLFAPVLSAPLIELTDQIFTEFPAMTLSY, encoded by the coding sequence ATGAGCCAATCGTTGGTGGTATTCATGATCTGGATTCTGCCGCCGCTCATTGCATCGGTGGTCGTTGGCTTGGTCATTGGCATCATCCAGGCGGCAACACAGATCCAGGATGAAAGTTTGCCACTAACCGTCAAGCTTCTGGTTGTTGTCGCGGTTATTGGTTTGTTTGCTCCTGTGCTGAGCGCCCCGCTGATAGAGCTAACCGACCAGATCTTTACCGAGTTTCCCGCCATGACACTTAGCTACTAG